The Longimicrobium sp. genome has a segment encoding these proteins:
- a CDS encoding PQQ-dependent sugar dehydrogenase: MNHIRILIPALLLAVGSTGCGGSPTRLSAAPPTPGVALDTVASGLQVPWDLAFASGGRIFVTERAGRIRIIQDGALRPEAWATLAVERRSEMGLMGIALSPDFAQTGHVFVAGAFATGDERAEVRVVRLTERGGRGVEPRVILDGIPATRYHAGAALRFGPDGMLYLTTGDATRPGLSQDTASLAGKVLRMRPDGGVPADNPVAGSYLYALGVRNPQGLAWHPETGSLFAPDHGPSGLPREWFRRGRDELNVIVPRGNYGWPDAAGDQGGGGFVRPLVEWTPAIAPGAMAFYTGAEFPWRGNAFVAALRGKQLLRIVLQPAPGTRTGWRAVAAEPLLRGTVGRIRAVVMGPDGHLYLTTSNRDGRGDPAGTDDHLLRITRQR, from the coding sequence ATGAACCACATCCGTATCCTCATCCCGGCGCTGCTGCTGGCCGTCGGATCGACGGGCTGCGGCGGCTCGCCTACGCGCCTTTCCGCCGCCCCGCCCACCCCGGGCGTCGCCCTGGACACCGTCGCGAGCGGGCTGCAGGTGCCGTGGGACCTGGCCTTTGCTTCCGGCGGCCGGATCTTCGTCACCGAGCGGGCCGGGCGCATCCGCATCATCCAGGACGGCGCGCTTCGGCCGGAGGCGTGGGCTACGCTGGCGGTGGAGCGCCGCAGCGAGATGGGGCTGATGGGCATCGCCCTGTCGCCCGACTTCGCGCAAACGGGGCACGTCTTCGTGGCGGGCGCGTTCGCCACGGGCGATGAGCGCGCCGAGGTGCGCGTGGTGCGTCTGACGGAGCGCGGCGGGCGCGGGGTGGAGCCGCGGGTGATCCTGGACGGCATTCCCGCCACGCGCTACCACGCCGGCGCGGCGCTGCGGTTCGGGCCCGACGGCATGCTGTACCTGACCACGGGCGACGCTACCCGGCCGGGGCTGTCGCAGGACACCGCCTCGCTCGCCGGCAAGGTGCTGCGCATGCGTCCCGACGGCGGCGTCCCGGCCGACAACCCCGTCGCGGGCTCGTACCTGTATGCCCTCGGCGTGCGCAACCCGCAGGGGCTGGCGTGGCACCCTGAGACAGGAAGCCTGTTCGCCCCCGACCATGGCCCCAGCGGCCTTCCCCGCGAGTGGTTCCGCCGCGGCCGCGACGAGTTGAACGTCATCGTCCCCCGCGGCAACTACGGATGGCCGGACGCCGCGGGCGACCAGGGCGGGGGCGGGTTCGTGCGCCCGCTGGTGGAGTGGACGCCGGCCATCGCCCCGGGCGCGATGGCGTTCTACACGGGCGCCGAGTTCCCGTGGCGGGGCAACGCCTTCGTCGCGGCGCTCAGGGGAAAGCAGCTGCTGAGGATCGTGCTGCAGCCGGCGCCCGGAACCCGGACGGGATGGCGGGCCGTGGCCGCGGAGCCGCTCCTTCGGGGGACGGTCGGCCGCATCCGCGCCGTGGTAATGGGCCCGGACGGGCACCTGTACCTCACCACCAGCAACCGCGACGGCCGCGGCGACCCGGCGGGCACCGACGATCACCTGCTGCGCATCACCCGCCAGCGCTGA
- a CDS encoding uracil-DNA glycosylase produces MAMELKVLQDEVAGCRACGRLVEWRERVGVEKRRAYRDDEYWARPVPGFGDPAARLLILGLAPAAHGANRTGRMFTGDRSGDFLYAALHRAGFASQPTSVHRADGLQLRDAWVTAAVRCAPPDNKPLPPERDACAPFIRRELALLPGVRAILCLGGFAYEAAVRLIRDTGGVLPHPLPKFGHGVVVPVQGGPALVCSYHPSQQNTFTGRLTPAMLDDVLAIARGVIGG; encoded by the coding sequence ATGGCGATGGAGCTGAAGGTCCTCCAAGATGAGGTGGCCGGCTGCCGCGCGTGCGGGCGGCTGGTGGAGTGGCGCGAGCGGGTGGGCGTGGAAAAGCGCCGCGCCTACCGCGACGACGAGTACTGGGCGCGCCCCGTCCCCGGCTTCGGCGATCCGGCGGCGCGGCTGCTGATCCTGGGGCTGGCGCCCGCCGCGCACGGGGCTAACCGCACCGGCCGCATGTTCACCGGCGACCGCAGCGGCGACTTCCTCTACGCCGCGCTGCACCGCGCCGGATTCGCCAGCCAACCCACCTCCGTGCACCGCGCAGACGGGCTGCAGCTGCGCGACGCCTGGGTGACCGCCGCCGTGCGCTGCGCGCCGCCCGACAACAAGCCGCTGCCGCCGGAGCGCGACGCCTGCGCCCCGTTCATCCGCCGCGAGCTGGCGCTGCTCCCCGGCGTGCGCGCCATCCTGTGCCTGGGCGGGTTCGCCTACGAGGCGGCCGTGCGGTTGATCCGCGACACCGGCGGCGTCCTTCCGCATCCCCTGCCGAAGTTTGGCCACGGGGTGGTCGTCCCCGTCCAGGGCGGGCCGGCGCTCGTCTGTTCGTACCATCCCAGCCAGCAGAACACCTTTACGGGCCGCTTGACCCCTGCCATGCTGGACGACGTGCTCGCCATCGCGCGCGGCGTGATCGGCGGCTGA